One Bacteroidales bacterium genomic region harbors:
- a CDS encoding heparinase II/III family protein — protein sequence MASDRLMMYYSKSDRVIPGKDLPPASDQPHPVADTILQDIYSFQGVKGKVPRLPDGHLDWDHRGPQNDVEWAWAMNRHYPVQDLVDAYFKTGYVKYIPYIDEFVRSWIIKSWPYPAKSSRTAMWRGLEVSFRVKTWAKVFYDLWNTEMITPATRLLILISLPQHAHYARNFHAGGNWLTMEISGLATVASAWPEFRDAPGWMEYSMNTMVASMKEQVYPDGVQNELSSSYHNVALSNFSQFADICKRAGVPMPEYYTRTLVDMWNYLGWTIRPNGTGLLNNDSDLNFNREKVLRAAEKYNSLEWKYIASNGKEGTMPLSGASCVFPWAGHLISRSGFDPDAHWLFFDMGPWGTGHQHNDKLHISVSAYGRDLLVDAGRFAYNGTVADKFRKYALGSQGHNVVLVDGKGQAPGPRKTETPLNEDHYFTGPDFDYGSESMNTFAGLEGRFSHTRSVLYVKGKFWVVADYLKTNRPRDIDVLWHWHPECKVGTGKDGSVYTMNGYGNLKIIPVGVENWNPEQVKGQEIPDIQGWYSRTYNTYEPNFTTVYSKEIDRDAVFVWILWPFEKEIPELKTSVFSKNADGVTVKIANPAEKDAWDVYIPFLNKRGVKITHAKK from the coding sequence CTGGCCTCTGACCGGTTGATGATGTACTATTCAAAATCTGACCGTGTGATTCCCGGAAAGGATTTGCCGCCGGCTTCTGATCAACCCCATCCTGTTGCTGATACAATTTTACAGGATATCTATTCATTTCAGGGGGTAAAAGGAAAGGTTCCCCGGCTTCCGGACGGACATCTGGATTGGGATCATCGTGGACCTCAAAATGATGTAGAGTGGGCATGGGCAATGAACCGTCATTATCCCGTTCAGGATCTTGTTGACGCCTATTTTAAAACGGGGTATGTGAAATATATCCCATATATCGATGAATTTGTCAGAAGCTGGATCATCAAGAGCTGGCCTTACCCTGCAAAATCAAGTCGAACAGCCATGTGGCGGGGACTGGAAGTCAGTTTTCGTGTAAAAACATGGGCGAAAGTATTTTATGATCTGTGGAATACGGAAATGATCACTCCGGCTACCCGTTTGCTCATACTTATCAGTTTGCCCCAGCATGCCCATTATGCGCGTAATTTTCATGCCGGAGGAAACTGGTTGACGATGGAGATCTCCGGATTGGCGACAGTAGCCAGTGCCTGGCCTGAGTTCAGGGATGCACCCGGATGGATGGAATATTCGATGAACACCATGGTTGCCAGTATGAAAGAACAGGTTTATCCGGATGGCGTCCAGAACGAATTATCATCTTCATACCATAATGTGGCATTATCGAATTTCAGCCAGTTTGCTGATATCTGTAAAAGAGCAGGTGTTCCTATGCCTGAATATTATACCCGTACACTGGTGGATATGTGGAACTACCTGGGATGGACCATTCGTCCCAATGGGACCGGATTGTTAAATAATGATTCGGATCTGAACTTCAACCGAGAAAAAGTACTTCGTGCAGCCGAGAAATATAATAGTCTGGAGTGGAAGTATATTGCATCAAACGGAAAAGAGGGTACAATGCCGCTCAGTGGCGCTTCCTGCGTTTTTCCATGGGCAGGCCACCTGATTTCCCGAAGTGGCTTCGATCCTGATGCACATTGGCTGTTCTTTGATATGGGGCCATGGGGTACCGGGCACCAGCATAATGATAAATTACATATTTCCGTATCGGCCTACGGTCGCGATTTATTGGTAGACGCAGGACGATTTGCCTATAATGGCACTGTTGCGGATAAATTCAGAAAGTATGCATTAGGCTCACAGGGACATAATGTAGTTCTGGTGGATGGTAAAGGGCAAGCTCCGGGGCCTAGGAAAACAGAAACGCCGCTCAATGAAGATCATTATTTTACCGGGCCGGATTTTGACTATGGTAGCGAATCCATGAATACTTTTGCAGGACTGGAAGGCAGATTTTCCCACACCCGTTCGGTACTTTATGTCAAAGGAAAATTCTGGGTGGTAGCTGATTATCTGAAAACAAACCGCCCGAGAGATATTGATGTACTTTGGCATTGGCACCCGGAATGTAAGGTCGGCACAGGAAAAGACGGTTCTGTATATACCATGAATGGATATGGAAACCTGAAAATAATACCAGTAGGTGTGGAAAACTGGAACCCGGAACAGGTGAAAGGGCAGGAAATACCGGATATACAAGGATGGTACAGTCGTACTTACAATACCTATGAACCTAATTTTACAACGGTTTATTCGAAAGAAATCGATAGGGATGCTGTCTTTGTATGGATCTTATGGCCGTTTGAGAAAGAAATACCCGAACTGAAAACATCCGTCTTTTCAAAAAATGCTGATGGGGTTACAGTTAAGATAGCAAATCCTGCAGAAAAAGATGCTTGGGATGTGTATATCCCATTTCTGAACAAACGAGGAGTAAAAATTACTCATGCAAAAAAGTAA
- a CDS encoding glycoside hydrolase family 140 protein translates to MRNILSLSLVICLICLVPCRAQWKGKPVDFINGKLQVSPNKRFIQHKNGVPFFYLGDTAWELFHRLDREEVDIYMTDRANKGYTVIQAVAIAELDGHKVPNAYGHLPFEQDPAKPLVKEGPDNDYWDHVDYVVDKANQMGMYIGLLPTWGRYWHDEKPLFRPENAFVYGEFLGKRYKDKQVIWILGGDRTVDNDRHRETIRSMARGIKKGDGGTHLVTFHPRGSRGSAESFHNEEWLDFNMRQNGHNTEYSNNYSKTLDDYNRKPEKPVLDGEPLYEDHPLSFNAPRLGHSVAVDVRRALYWNLFDGTFGHTYGHHSVWQMYDPGKKRAPVNQPLMPWKEAIQQPGAEQMMYGRLLMESRPFLTRIPDPSIIVTGEVATSIPGEGRYRFVATRDVSGTYAMVYVPVGREFKVRTDVIKGKEIKAWWFNPRNGKSTKIATFNNDGRPRTFISPDKGELTDWVLVLDDTAYKYPAPGSPKK, encoded by the coding sequence ATGAGGAATATTCTATCTTTATCTTTGGTGATATGTCTGATATGCCTGGTTCCTTGCCGGGCACAATGGAAGGGAAAACCGGTTGATTTCATCAATGGGAAATTACAGGTATCTCCCAATAAACGTTTTATACAGCATAAAAACGGAGTCCCTTTCTTTTACCTTGGCGATACAGCGTGGGAGTTATTCCACAGGCTGGACAGGGAAGAAGTTGATATATATATGACAGACAGGGCAAATAAAGGATATACTGTGATACAGGCGGTTGCCATAGCGGAACTGGACGGTCATAAAGTGCCTAATGCTTATGGGCATCTGCCGTTTGAACAGGATCCGGCGAAACCACTTGTCAAGGAAGGGCCGGACAATGATTACTGGGATCATGTAGATTATGTCGTTGATAAAGCCAATCAAATGGGAATGTACATTGGTTTACTTCCCACCTGGGGGCGTTACTGGCATGATGAAAAACCTTTGTTCCGGCCGGAAAATGCCTTTGTATATGGTGAATTTTTAGGGAAAAGGTATAAAGACAAACAAGTGATCTGGATATTGGGAGGTGACCGTACTGTGGACAATGACCGTCATCGTGAAACGATCAGATCCATGGCTCGTGGTATCAAAAAAGGAGACGGGGGGACACACCTGGTTACTTTTCATCCCCGGGGAAGCCGGGGATCTGCAGAATCTTTCCACAATGAAGAATGGCTTGATTTTAACATGCGGCAGAATGGCCACAATACCGAATATTCCAATAACTACAGTAAAACATTGGATGATTATAACAGGAAGCCGGAAAAACCAGTGTTGGATGGAGAACCTCTGTACGAAGACCATCCGTTGTCTTTCAATGCACCCCGTTTAGGTCATTCTGTAGCTGTAGATGTCCGGAGGGCCCTTTATTGGAATTTATTCGACGGTACTTTCGGACATACTTACGGCCATCATTCCGTTTGGCAGATGTATGACCCCGGGAAAAAACGAGCTCCTGTGAACCAGCCGTTGATGCCATGGAAAGAAGCCATACAGCAACCCGGTGCGGAACAGATGATGTATGGCCGGTTATTGATGGAATCAAGGCCGTTTTTGACAAGGATACCTGATCCTTCTATCATTGTTACCGGTGAAGTAGCTACTTCTATCCCCGGAGAAGGACGTTATCGTTTCGTCGCTACCAGGGATGTTTCGGGAACCTATGCGATGGTATATGTTCCGGTAGGCCGTGAATTTAAAGTCCGAACAGATGTAATCAAAGGTAAGGAAATAAAGGCCTGGTGGTTTAATCCCCGTAACGGAAAGTCTACTAAAATTGCAACTTTCAATAATGATGGCCGGCCACGTACCTTTATTTCTCCTGATAAAGGAGAATTAACAGACTGGGTGCTGGTACTGGATGATACTGCTTATAAATATCCGGCACCAGGGAGTCCGAAGAAATAA
- a CDS encoding DUF502 domain-containing protein, with the protein MTETKTKQRKVLRQLINYFLQGLLYIAPLGITLFIIYTLFGFIDGLLHTTIQNLFGIYIPGLGLVAILLIITLLGFVGQTVIAQPIKKQMTRLLNQAPLLQTIYTSIKDFFSAFVGKERKFTHPVLVKVNRSADMEKMGFITQDDLSELNLKGKVAVYFPHSYNFSGELFIVPAENITPLDIPPKDAMKFIVTGGIAKITPNKE; encoded by the coding sequence ATGACAGAGACAAAAACAAAACAACGCAAAGTACTACGCCAGTTGATCAACTATTTTCTCCAGGGTTTGCTGTACATTGCTCCATTAGGGATTACCCTGTTTATTATTTATACTTTATTTGGTTTTATTGACGGGTTATTACATACCACCATACAAAACCTTTTTGGCATCTATATCCCGGGACTTGGATTGGTAGCCATTTTATTGATCATTACCCTATTGGGGTTTGTCGGACAAACTGTAATTGCCCAGCCTATCAAAAAACAGATGACACGTTTGCTGAACCAGGCTCCTCTTTTACAGACGATTTATACTAGTATCAAGGATTTTTTCTCTGCCTTCGTAGGAAAAGAAAGAAAATTCACCCATCCGGTTCTCGTGAAGGTTAACAGATCTGCCGATATGGAAAAAATGGGCTTTATTACCCAGGATGATCTTTCCGAACTGAACCTGAAAGGAAAAGTCGCGGTATATTTCCCTCATTCATACAACTTTTCAGGAGAACTATTCATCGTTCCCGCCGAAAATATCACCCCGCTGGATATTCCTCCAAAAGATGCCATGAAATTTATTGTAACAGGAGGTATTGCCAAGATTACCCCGAATAAGGAATAA
- the lpxK gene encoding tetraacyldisaccharide 4'-kinase has protein sequence MIFLRILLFPFSLLYGGITYLRNKLYDWKLIPATCYTDICVISVGNITVGGTGKTPHVEYLIQLLSEEYKVAVLSRGYKRKTKGFVLADINSTSLDIGDEPCQIKRKYPHIPVAVDANRVEGIKKLKEIHPGLQIILLDDAFQYRKIIPTLSFLLTDYHRPLYRDDMLPGGRMREWASSAKRADIMIVTKSPPKISEEEQFVIKHHYSQISPKEIYFTNITYGLPQPIYPGNRITTSGKYAVLLVTGIAAPKPLEIHISSYTGNMHVMTYPDHHSYTEKDIRDITEKWQGLNVPEKLLLTTEKDAVRLRTMDIPEPIKAHMYYIPITIGFPRNSKEIFEGDVMQRIKKHLLHSSDQKTD, from the coding sequence ATGATATTTCTACGTATATTACTTTTTCCGTTTTCCTTGCTCTATGGGGGAATTACTTATTTGCGTAATAAGCTATATGACTGGAAACTGATACCGGCAACATGTTACACGGATATTTGTGTGATCAGTGTCGGAAATATTACTGTCGGCGGAACCGGGAAAACTCCACATGTAGAATACCTGATCCAACTGTTATCGGAAGAATATAAGGTAGCTGTACTTAGTCGCGGGTATAAGCGAAAAACAAAAGGATTTGTTCTGGCCGACATCAACTCTACTTCTCTTGATATAGGGGACGAACCTTGCCAGATAAAGCGAAAATATCCTCATATACCTGTAGCTGTTGACGCAAACAGGGTTGAAGGAATAAAAAAATTGAAGGAAATACACCCCGGATTACAGATCATCCTGTTGGATGACGCTTTTCAATACAGGAAAATAATCCCTACACTGTCTTTTTTATTGACCGATTATCACCGTCCGTTATACCGGGACGACATGCTTCCCGGAGGACGAATGCGGGAATGGGCTAGTTCTGCCAAGAGGGCGGATATAATGATCGTTACCAAATCCCCGCCGAAAATTTCGGAGGAAGAACAATTTGTCATCAAGCATCATTATTCTCAAATAAGCCCCAAAGAAATTTATTTCACAAATATCACATACGGACTTCCTCAACCAATATATCCCGGTAATCGAATTACTACTTCCGGAAAATATGCTGTATTATTGGTTACCGGTATCGCAGCGCCAAAACCTTTGGAAATCCACATCAGTTCTTATACGGGAAATATGCATGTGATGACATATCCGGACCATCACTCCTATACAGAAAAAGATATCCGGGATATTACTGAAAAATGGCAGGGTTTAAATGTTCCGGAAAAATTATTGCTGACCACAGAAAAAGATGCTGTGCGTTTGCGTACCATGGATATTCCGGAACCGATAAAAGCACATATGTATTATATTCCGATAACCATTGGTTTTCCGAGAAATTCGAAAGAAATATTTGAAGGAGATGTAATGCAAAGAATAAAAAAACATTTGTTGCACTCCTCCGATCAAAAAACAGATTGA
- the mltG gene encoding endolytic transglycosylase MltG produces MAFLKKRSSKILFTALLVLLITVGIFGYTVYQRVYKPNLTVNEDSPFFFIPTGSTYDDVCILLSETGLQDMRSFRCVAEKMNYPNTLKAGRYRLTDGMNNINLVRMLRSGRQIPVKVTFNNIRLGTQLAGVVSENIEADSTDIVTLLSDSVYLLKYKLNPQTVLSLFIPNTYEFFWNTSAQGFMERMEKEHTRFWNDSRKKKAREINMTPTEVSILASIIEEETQMNSEKPTMAGVYINRIQKGMLLQADPTVKFAAGDFMIKRVLNKHKEIDSPYNTYKYKGLPPGPICIPSIASLDAVLDYQKSDYLYFCAKDDLSGYHSFARTLEQHNRNAQAYQRALNKLKIYK; encoded by the coding sequence ATGGCTTTTTTAAAAAAACGTTCTTCAAAAATACTTTTTACTGCATTATTAGTTTTACTGATCACTGTAGGAATTTTCGGATATACCGTATACCAGCGTGTCTATAAACCGAACCTGACCGTTAATGAAGACTCACCTTTTTTCTTTATCCCTACCGGATCCACTTATGATGATGTATGTATCCTGCTTTCTGAGACCGGTCTCCAGGATATGAGGTCATTTCGCTGCGTCGCAGAAAAAATGAATTACCCGAACACGTTAAAAGCCGGTCGTTACCGGTTAACGGATGGTATGAATAACATCAACCTGGTAAGGATGCTTCGCTCAGGAAGGCAAATTCCCGTAAAAGTGACATTCAATAATATCCGTCTAGGAACTCAGTTAGCGGGAGTGGTATCTGAAAATATCGAAGCTGATTCAACGGATATTGTTACATTGCTTTCCGACAGTGTTTACCTGCTTAAGTACAAACTCAACCCTCAAACGGTATTGAGTCTCTTTATTCCGAATACATACGAATTCTTTTGGAATACTTCTGCACAGGGTTTTATGGAACGCATGGAAAAAGAACATACCCGTTTCTGGAATGACAGCCGGAAGAAAAAAGCGCGTGAGATAAACATGACCCCGACAGAAGTGAGTATCCTTGCCTCCATCATCGAGGAGGAAACACAGATGAACAGTGAAAAACCGACCATGGCAGGAGTATATATCAACCGTATACAAAAGGGGATGTTACTACAAGCCGACCCTACTGTAAAGTTTGCCGCCGGAGATTTCATGATCAAACGGGTATTGAACAAGCATAAAGAAATCGATTCTCCTTATAATACTTATAAGTATAAAGGATTGCCCCCGGGACCGATTTGCATCCCGTCTATCGCATCACTGGATGCCGTACTGGATTATCAAAAAAGCGATTACCTGTATTTCTGTGCCAAAGATGACTTATCCGGTTACCATAGTTTTGCCCGAACTCTTGAACAACACAACCGTAATGCCCAGGCATATCAACGGGCTTTGAATAAATTAAAAATTTATAAATAG
- a CDS encoding methylglyoxal synthase produces the protein MDKIKRIALVAHDNRKLDLIEWVNWNWEILVKHRLICTGTTGRLVEEALSEKKQQNNNTRTTHIVKLKSGPLGGDQQMGAMISDGDIDILIFFWDPMQPQPHDVDVKALSRIAVLYNVVTADNRATADFVISSPLFEGHYKPIIKDYGSYINREL, from the coding sequence ATGGATAAAATAAAAAGGATTGCTTTGGTAGCTCATGATAACAGAAAATTGGATCTGATAGAGTGGGTGAATTGGAATTGGGAGATATTGGTGAAGCACCGGCTGATTTGTACCGGAACAACGGGAAGATTAGTTGAAGAGGCCTTGTCTGAGAAAAAACAACAAAATAACAATACGCGTACTACTCACATCGTTAAACTAAAATCTGGTCCCTTAGGAGGCGATCAGCAAATGGGGGCGATGATTTCCGACGGCGATATTGATATTCTCATTTTTTTCTGGGATCCGATGCAACCTCAACCGCATGATGTAGATGTAAAGGCGTTGTCGCGTATTGCCGTATTATATAATGTGGTTACGGCGGATAACCGTGCTACAGCGGATTTTGTCATATCTTCACCTTTGTTTGAAGGCCATTATAAGCCCATTATCAAAGATTATGGCAGTTACATTAACCGGGAGCTGTAA
- a CDS encoding outer membrane lipoprotein carrier protein LolA has translation MVHFIQVGFLLICSVFSLYGQTDARSQKIMDEVVDKFKSYAGVQVDFSLTITNLQDNSEEEQKGKIWLKNEKYKLELPDNILFFDGTKLYQYYPDVNEVNINQPDLEEVNDDEDIQLLHPQTIFNLSSKKFKSNLVKESTQYNRPVYEIDLYPVQLKTTKYSRIRLYIERNKLQIVYLKAFLKDGTQYTITFSPYNVTNALPDTFFTFDKSKHPGVEIIDLTL, from the coding sequence ATGGTACATTTTATTCAGGTCGGTTTTCTTTTGATTTGTTCTGTCTTTTCCTTATACGGACAAACAGATGCTCGTTCACAAAAAATTATGGATGAGGTGGTTGACAAATTTAAATCTTATGCTGGCGTACAAGTCGATTTTTCTTTAACCATAACAAATTTACAGGACAATTCCGAAGAGGAACAAAAAGGTAAAATTTGGCTTAAAAATGAAAAATATAAACTGGAGCTTCCTGACAATATCTTGTTTTTTGACGGAACAAAGCTTTATCAATATTATCCGGATGTTAATGAAGTAAATATTAACCAGCCTGACCTGGAAGAGGTTAATGATGACGAAGATATTCAGTTGCTTCATCCCCAAACGATTTTTAACTTGTCTTCAAAAAAGTTTAAAAGTAATTTGGTAAAAGAAAGTACACAATACAACCGGCCCGTTTATGAAATTGACCTGTATCCGGTACAGCTGAAAACTACCAAATATTCCCGCATCCGTTTATACATCGAAAGAAATAAATTACAAATTGTTTATTTAAAGGCATTTTTGAAGGATGGTACACAGTATACAATCACTTTTTCTCCATATAATGTGACGAATGCCTTACCCGATACTTTTTTTACTTTTGATAAATCAAAACATCCGGGGGTGGAAATCATAGATCTGACCCTTTAA